The Montipora capricornis isolate CH-2021 chromosome 6, ASM3666992v2, whole genome shotgun sequence genome has a window encoding:
- the LOC138052737 gene encoding uncharacterized protein: MSFITIHFGDNQKLLFNLLCPTIVLYENIKFRCGCDDKVVIDIADENGSLKSLSERPHEIFASEFLQGRGSFVLLKKTKKMDTVSGKEFPTFEPLLNNVNEIYPDLMSKVHNNRINPDVGLPLQTSTQPPAKSSVVPKTKPSQRNKPRSPAQRAGSLAGNTLAVSTTKLKSNSRILK; the protein is encoded by the exons ATGTCTTTTATCACCATCCACTTTGGAG ACAACCAGAAGTTGTTGTTTAATTTGCTGTGCCCAACTATTGTTTTGTACGAAAACATCAAATTTCGATGTGGCTGCGACGATAAAG TTGTCATTGACATCGCAGACGAAAATGGTTCCCTCAAAAGTCTGTCCGAGCGACCACACGAGATTTTTGCATCTGAATTCCTTCAAGGAAGAGGAAGTTTCGTGCTTCTTAAAAAAACCA AGAAGATGGATACCGTATCAGGGAAGGAATTCCCCACATTCGAGCCACTGTTAAACAACGTGAATGAAATATATCCCGATTTAATGT CTAAAGTTCATAACAACAGGATCAACCCAGATGTTGGTCTTCCACTCCAAACATCTACACAGCCTCCTGCAAAGAGTTCAGTGGTTCCAAAAACCAAACCCAGCCAAAGAAATAAGCCAAGATCACCTGCACAAAGGGCTGGGTCTTTGGCAGGAAATACACTTGCAGTATCTACGACCAAGCTCAAAAGTAACTCCAGAATATTAAAATAG
- the LOC138052736 gene encoding histone deacetylase complex subunit SAP18-like produces the protein MGTCLPGYIVKQAIVNMADTRNRAPSPTRGVRNRSREKDRVKEPEKTEEKPSVDREKTCPLLLRVFCNQGRHHRLDEYSRTALPSNELQVYTWKDATLKELMSLVKEVNPEARRRGTMFDFAIVFPDARRGGFIMKEIGSTVAGHKGNDDVITLQSKKFQIGDFIDVAIQPPRMGRRDRPY, from the exons ATGGGTACCTGCTTGCCTGGTTACATAGTTAAGCAAGCGATCGTCAACATGGCAGACACGCGGAATCGAGCGCCCTCTCCGACGAGAGGAGTTAGAAACCGGTCGAGAGAAAAAGATCGAGTCAAAGAACCGGAAAAAACTGAGGAGAAGCCATCAGTTGACAGAGAAAAG aCATGTCCTTTACTTCTTCGAGTGTTTTGTAATCAAGGGCGTCATCACAG ATTAGATGAATACTCCAGAACTGCTTTACCATCAAATGAGCTTCAAGTGTACACATG gAAAGATGCCACGCTGAAAGAGCTGATGAGCCTTGTGAAAGAAGTTAATCCAGAGGCAAGACGTAGAGGCACAATGTTTGATTTTGCCATTGTATTTCCTGATGCTCGTCGGGGTGGATTCATCATGAAAGAGATTGGTTCCACAGTAGCAGGACACAAGGGGAATGATGATGTTATTACGCTACAGTCCAAAAAGTTTCAAATAGGAGATTTCATTGATGTTGCTATTCAGCCACCAAGAATGGGAAGAAGAGATAGGCCATATTGA
- the LOC138050728 gene encoding uncharacterized protein, which produces MTEPERPSDVNVPSSAQRVLQPLQGSVQQTTPPSSSLSQAGAGTTSGTTASGENVLQSSSLGNAAGTNVPDNSAVSLEVPNTTVSSLKKELDEWKRKIDSSAIECALSTLQMVISRPAALFDPYAAIAALDEVVNVTKERKDERALRFEVVLRQCRPLLGNPCLQQVLIKLVASKDEAEVAKVISKATKPHAAVSQPSFTGRTRRPPAPYQRRGSNYSPRPPSARKCWVCGKAGHISRSCPDKR; this is translated from the exons ATGACCGAACCGGAGCGTCCGTCTGACGTGAACGTCCCGTCGAGCGCTCAGCGAGTTTTGCAACCCCTTCAAGGTTCTGTTCAGCAAACCACTCCGCCGTCTTCGTCTTTATCTCAGGCTGGTGCCGGGACAACATCGGGAACAACTGCGAGCGGCGAAAATGTGCTCCAGAGTTCTTCACTGGGAAACGCCGCGGGGACGAATGTGCCGGATAATTCGGCGGTGAGCCTTGAG GTTCCGAACACAACGGTCAGTTCACTCAAGAAGGAGTTGGATGAGTGGAAGAGGAAAATCGATTCATCGGCAATCGAGTGCGCGCTGTCTACTCTCCAAATGGTGATCTCGCGCCCAGCTGCTCTTTTTGATCCATATGCGGCGATCGCCGCCCTGGATGAAGTGGTTAATGTcaccaaggaaagaaaggatGAAAGAGCTTTACGATTTGAAGTAGTGCTGAGGCAGTGCCGTCCTTTATTAGGCAACCCGTGCCTTCAACAGGTGTTAATAAAGTTGGTGGCGTCTAAGGATGAGGCCGAGGTGGCAAAGGTTATTTCCAAGGCAACTAAGCCGCACGCGGCAGTAAGTCAACCTTCGTTCACTGGACGGACGCGTAGGCCTCCAGCTCCATACCAAAGGCGTGGCTCCAATTACAGCCCCAGGCCGCCGTCGGCGAGAAAGTGCTGGGTGTGTGGAAAGGCGGGTCATATTTCGCGCTCTTGCCCAGATAAACGTTAA
- the LOC138052777 gene encoding protein DGCR6-like isoform X1: MSYFYGSGGGQRQPKWNYQPNIDSNLLATVRDEMLRKEEEYRREQQRLDAEKKKLTSFLTQLQAMVRDLPGTYKKKFTYDVLSGIATCLLDGTVFEIVKGLEDIQQLSERNLLNKRMKLVNSQKAQRMELSKKQKDALQSCEQRPHNLPLVEASNAQEKKSLEDKLEAEISHVDQKLVLELDQLVSDQQATLQRAGVPLFSITNSPDDVRLQMYILDFIQRLEQSPS, encoded by the exons ATGTCGTATTTTTACGGTAGCGGTGGAGGGCAGAGGCAGCCAAAGTGGAATTATCAGCCTAATATAGATTCTAATTTATTAGCCACCGTCCGTGATGAAATGCTCCGTAAGGAAGAGGAATATCGAAGAGAACAACAGCGATTAGATgctgaaaagaaaaagttgaccaGCTTTTTGACGCAACTGCAAGCTATGGTTCGAGATTTGCCCGG CACATACAAAAAGAAGTTTACCTATGATGTCCTTTCGGGAATAGCTACCTGTCTTCTAGATGGCACCGTCTTTGAGATTGTTAAAGGACTTGAAGATATCCAACAACTCTCAGAGAGAAATTTGCTGAATAAAAGAATGAAGCTAGTCAACTCACAAAAAG CACAGAGAATGGAACTCTCCAAGAAACAAAAGGATGCCTTGCAAAGCTGTGAACAAAGGCCACATAATCTGCCTCTTGTGGAAGCTTCAAATGCTCAGGAAAAAAAG TCCTTGGAAGACAAGTTAGAGGCAGAAATCAGTCATGTAGATCAGAAATTAGTTTTGGAACTGGATCAGTTGGTGAGTGATCAACAAGCAACTCTTCAA CGAGCTGGTGTACCTCTGTTTTCCATTACAAACAGCCCAGATGACGTTCGTCTTCAAATGTACATTTTGGATTTCATACAGCGACTAGAACAATCTCCTAGTTAA
- the LOC138052777 gene encoding protein DGCR6-like isoform X2 → MSYFYGSGGGQRQPKWNYQPNIDSNLLATVRDEMLRKEEEYRREQQRLDAEKKKLTSFLTQLQAMVRDLPGTYKKKFTYDVLSGIATCLLDGTVFEIVKGLEDIQQLSERNLLNKRMKLVNSQKAQRMELSKKQKDALQSCEQRPHNLPLVEASNAQEKKVLGRQVRGRNQSCRSEISFGTGSVGE, encoded by the exons ATGTCGTATTTTTACGGTAGCGGTGGAGGGCAGAGGCAGCCAAAGTGGAATTATCAGCCTAATATAGATTCTAATTTATTAGCCACCGTCCGTGATGAAATGCTCCGTAAGGAAGAGGAATATCGAAGAGAACAACAGCGATTAGATgctgaaaagaaaaagttgaccaGCTTTTTGACGCAACTGCAAGCTATGGTTCGAGATTTGCCCGG CACATACAAAAAGAAGTTTACCTATGATGTCCTTTCGGGAATAGCTACCTGTCTTCTAGATGGCACCGTCTTTGAGATTGTTAAAGGACTTGAAGATATCCAACAACTCTCAGAGAGAAATTTGCTGAATAAAAGAATGAAGCTAGTCAACTCACAAAAAG CACAGAGAATGGAACTCTCCAAGAAACAAAAGGATGCCTTGCAAAGCTGTGAACAAAGGCCACATAATCTGCCTCTTGTGGAAGCTTCAAATGCTCAGGAAAAAAA AGTCCTTGGAAGACAAGTTAGAGGCAGAAATCAGTCATGTAGATCAGAAATTAGTTTTGGAACTGGATCAGTTGGTGAGTGA